A DNA window from Theobroma cacao cultivar B97-61/B2 chromosome 5, Criollo_cocoa_genome_V2, whole genome shotgun sequence contains the following coding sequences:
- the LOC108662000 gene encoding protein HOTHEAD-like, translating into MGLRYAWSSWRVLLLVFVAEFAFHGFTYGEKASNYNFIQEATSAPIVSFYDYIIIGGGTAGCLLAATLSRNATVLVLEREGSPYVNKTKIRIENTLSTLTDTSPDSFSEAFISEDGVVNIRPRVLGGGTVINAGFYSRAETFFLKQNGLDEALAKDSYEWVERKLVSKPVVLQWQSAVKDGLLEVGVLPYNGFTYDHIIGTKIGGSIFDENGNRHTAADLLEYADPNSIKVYLHAVVQKITFTTKVGLRPKAQGVIFYDAQGVRHMALLKNGSMSEIVSSAGAIGSPQLLLLSGIGPALQLEALGIKVVLNQAIVGQGMADNPLNGLIIPSPVPVELSLVTSVGITKFGYDIEFASGFDFSALSIAQSPANFNQILHALIILLIES; encoded by the exons ATGGGTTTGAGGTACGCCTGGTCCTCGTGGAGGGTTCTTCTACTTGTTTTTGTAGCTGAATTTGCTTTTCATGGCTTCACTTATGGAGAGAAAG CTTCTAATTACAACTTCATACAAGAAGCAACCTCTGCTCCAATAGTCTCATTCTACGACTACATAATCATTGGTGGAGGAACTGCTGGCTGTCTACTGGCCGCAACTCTGTCTCGAAATGCAACTGTTTTAGTCTTGGAAAGAGAGGGGTCTCCATATGTCAACAAGACCAAGATAAGGATAGAGAACACTTTGTCTACTCTTACAGATACCTCTCCCGATTCATTCTCTGAAGCATTCATCTCCGAGGATGGAGTGGTTAACATCCGACCACGAGTGCTTGGCGGTGGAACAGTGATTAACGCAGGGTTTTACTCCCGTGCGGAAACATTCTTCCTAAAGCAAAATGGATTGGATGAAGCATTAGCAAAGGATTCATACGAGTGGGTTGAAAGGAAGTTGGTATCCAAGCCAGTCGTGTTGCAGTGGCAATCTGCAGTAAAAGATGGGTTGCTTGAAGTTGGGGTTTTGCCATATAATGGGTTTACGTATGATCATATTATTGGGACTAAAATTGGTGGCAGTATTTTCGATGAAAACGGAAATAGACATACCGCAGCTGATTTGCTTGAGTACGCTGATCCAAATAGCATTAAGGTTTACTTGCATGCTGTTGTGCAGAAGATCACGTTTACAACAAAAG TTGGATTGAGACCAAAAGCTCAAGGGGTGATCTTCTACGATGCACAAGGAGTAAGGCACATGGCACTCTTGAAAAATGGGTCCATGAGTGAGATAGTTTCATCAGCAGGTGCAATTGGAAGTCCACAATTGTTATTGTTGAGTGGTATCGGGCCCGCCCTTCAGTTGGAGGCACTTGGTATCAAGGTGGTGTTGAACCAAGCAATTGTGGGTCAAGGGATGGCTGACAATCCATTAAATGGTCTCATAATTCCTTCTCCTGTGCCTGTTGAGCTCTCACTCGTGACAAGTGTGGGCATCACGAAATTTGGTTACGATATAGAATTTGCCAGTGGGTTTGATTTTTCTGCCCTTTCTATTGCTCAAAGTCCTGCCAACTTCAATCAG